In bacterium, the following proteins share a genomic window:
- a CDS encoding type I restriction-modification system subunit M — MAKRKAKATKDSNTGNLGFEATLWAAADKLRGHMDASEYKHVVLGLIFLKYISDAFMEKHDALAATAETEYTDPEDRDEYTAENIFWVPKEARWSLIQAHAKTEYEDPKTGKKKNIGQLLDDAMLAIEKENQTLKGVLPKDYARPSLDKTRLGELIDLISGIGLGSKEARSKDILGRVYEYFLGRFASAEGKGGGEFYTPSSVVRLLVEMIEPYKGRVFDPCCGSGGMFVQSEKFVLAHGGRLGDIAIYGQESNSTTWRLAKMNLAIRGIDANLGGVNADSFHNDLHQDLKADFILANPPFNMSDWGGDRLKEDARWRFGVPPAGNANYAWVQHFIHHLSPKGVAGFVMANGSMSSNTSGEGDIRKAIVEADLVDCMIALPGQLFYTTGIPVCLWFLSRTKGNGRFRKRNGETLFIDARKMGHLIDRTHRELSDEEVERITKTYHAWRGEKGAGRYEDVPGFCKSATKQDIQEHGFVLTPGRYVGAEEIEDDGEPFEEKMERLTTTLYQQFDESARLEATIRKNLEGLGYGG; from the coding sequence ATGGCCAAGCGCAAGGCGAAGGCGACGAAGGATAGCAATACCGGCAATCTCGGATTCGAGGCCACCCTGTGGGCCGCTGCCGATAAGCTCCGGGGGCACATGGATGCTTCCGAGTACAAGCACGTCGTTCTCGGGCTGATCTTTCTGAAGTACATTTCCGATGCCTTCATGGAGAAACACGACGCTCTGGCCGCTACGGCCGAGACGGAATACACCGATCCCGAGGACCGGGACGAATATACCGCCGAAAACATCTTTTGGGTGCCCAAGGAAGCCCGTTGGTCTCTGATCCAAGCCCACGCCAAAACCGAGTACGAAGACCCGAAGACCGGCAAGAAGAAGAACATCGGGCAATTGCTTGATGATGCGATGCTCGCCATTGAGAAGGAGAACCAGACCCTCAAAGGCGTACTCCCGAAGGACTACGCCCGCCCCTCTCTGGACAAAACCCGGCTCGGTGAACTGATCGACCTGATTTCTGGTATTGGGCTCGGCAGCAAGGAAGCCCGCTCAAAAGACATCCTCGGGCGCGTGTATGAATACTTCCTCGGGCGTTTTGCTTCGGCGGAGGGCAAAGGCGGCGGTGAATTCTACACGCCCTCTTCCGTGGTGCGACTGCTTGTTGAAATGATCGAACCTTACAAAGGGCGGGTGTTTGACCCGTGCTGCGGTTCTGGCGGCATGTTTGTCCAGTCTGAGAAGTTCGTCCTCGCTCACGGTGGGCGGCTCGGGGACATCGCCATTTACGGTCAGGAGTCCAACTCCACCACGTGGCGGCTCGCCAAGATGAACCTCGCCATCCGGGGCATTGATGCCAACCTCGGGGGCGTAAACGCGGACAGCTTCCACAACGATCTTCACCAAGACCTCAAGGCGGATTTCATTCTCGCCAACCCTCCTTTCAATATGTCCGATTGGGGCGGCGACCGTCTGAAGGAAGATGCCCGCTGGCGCTTTGGCGTTCCGCCCGCTGGCAACGCCAACTACGCTTGGGTGCAACACTTCATCCACCACCTTTCGCCCAAGGGTGTTGCCGGTTTCGTGATGGCGAATGGCTCCATGTCTTCCAACACCTCGGGCGAAGGTGACATCCGCAAAGCCATCGTGGAAGCGGACCTTGTGGACTGCATGATCGCCCTTCCCGGACAGCTTTTCTACACCACCGGCATTCCCGTCTGCCTCTGGTTCCTGAGCAGAACGAAAGGGAACGGACGCTTCAGAAAACGCAATGGAGAGACGCTGTTTATCGATGCCCGCAAAATGGGGCACCTCATCGACCGCACCCACCGGGAGCTTTCAGACGAAGAAGTCGAACGCATCACGAAGACTTACCACGCTTGGCGCGGAGAAAAGGGCGCGGGGAGATACGAAGACGTTCCCGGGTTCTGCAAGTCCGCCACCAAGCAAGACATTCAGGAACACGGCTTCGTCCTCACCCCCGGGCGCTACGTTGGCGCGGAAGAAATCGAGGACGACGGCGAACCTTTCGAGGAGAAGATGGAGCGGCTGACAACCACGCTTTATCAGCAGTTCGATGAATCCGCCCGGCTTGAAGCGACGATTCGGAAGAATCTGGAGGGGCTGGGCTATGGCGGGTGA